From a single Couchioplanes caeruleus genomic region:
- the pcaH gene encoding protocatechuate 3,4-dioxygenase subunit beta: MTTPHPPLLSPGYRSTVLRAPRQQPILLPHSLGELTGPVLGEGPVVAGDADLSVDGSGEAQGQRIVVHGRVRDADGRPVADQLVEVWQANAAGRYLHKWDRHDAPLDPHFAGAGRTVTDAQGHYRFVTVKPGAYPWGNHANAWRPAHIHFSLFGRAFTQRLVTQMYFPDDPLFAYDPIYNSVPEFARDRLVSHFDLSATVESWALGFRFDIVLSGASATPMETS; encoded by the coding sequence ATGACGACACCCCATCCCCCGCTGTTGTCGCCCGGCTACAGGTCGACGGTCCTGCGCGCCCCCCGGCAGCAGCCGATCCTGCTGCCGCACTCGCTCGGCGAGCTGACCGGCCCGGTGCTCGGCGAGGGCCCGGTCGTGGCCGGCGACGCCGACCTGTCCGTGGACGGCTCCGGGGAGGCGCAGGGCCAGCGCATCGTCGTGCACGGCCGGGTCCGCGACGCCGACGGCCGGCCGGTCGCGGACCAGCTCGTGGAGGTGTGGCAGGCCAACGCCGCCGGCCGTTACCTGCACAAGTGGGACCGGCACGACGCGCCGCTCGACCCGCACTTCGCCGGGGCCGGGCGCACGGTGACCGACGCGCAGGGGCACTACCGCTTCGTGACGGTCAAGCCGGGCGCCTACCCGTGGGGCAACCATGCGAACGCGTGGCGGCCCGCGCACATCCACTTCTCGCTGTTCGGGCGGGCGTTCACCCAGCGCCTCGTCACCCAGATGTACTTCCCCGACGATCCGCTGTTCGCGTACGACCCGATCTACAACTCGGTGCCGGAGTTCGCCCGCGACCGGCTCGTCTCGCACTTCGACCTGTCCGCCACCGTGGAGTCGTGGGCGCTGGGCTTCCGCTTCGACATCGTGCTCAGCGGCGCCTCGGCAACCCCGATGGAGACCTCATGA
- the pcaG gene encoding protocatechuate 3,4-dioxygenase subunit alpha — protein MTGPTPSQTVGPYLSIGLTWAEGPYVVAGDAPGAVWLHGRIRDGAGEPIPDALVETWQADPRGRFHTPGFRGFGRCGTDDDGRWAIRTVKPGPVEGRAPHVAVSVFARGLLHRVVTRLYFADEAEANGGDEVLATVPPERRHTLLAGRDDEGYRFDIRLQGDDETVFFDL, from the coding sequence ATGACCGGGCCGACCCCTTCGCAGACCGTCGGGCCGTACCTGTCGATCGGGCTGACCTGGGCCGAAGGGCCGTACGTGGTCGCCGGGGACGCGCCCGGGGCGGTGTGGCTGCACGGCCGGATCCGCGACGGCGCCGGCGAGCCGATCCCCGACGCGCTGGTGGAGACGTGGCAGGCGGACCCGCGGGGGCGCTTCCACACGCCCGGGTTCCGCGGGTTCGGCCGCTGCGGCACGGACGACGACGGGCGGTGGGCGATCCGTACGGTCAAACCCGGCCCGGTCGAGGGCCGGGCGCCGCACGTCGCGGTCTCGGTCTTCGCCCGCGGCCTGCTGCACCGGGTGGTCACCCGGCTGTACTTCGCGGACGAGGCGGAGGCGAACGGCGGCGACGAGGTGCTCGCCACGGTCCCGCCGGAGCGCCGGCACACGCTGCTCGCCGGGCGCGACGACGAGGGCTACCGCTTCGACATCAGGCTGCAGGGTGACGATGAGACCGTCTTCTTCGACCTCTGA
- the pcaB gene encoding 3-carboxy-cis,cis-muconate cycloisomerase — translation MRPSSSTSDGGLFDGVLAAGGVRAAVSDAAWVRALLDAEAALARAAARTGRATAADAEAVAAACAGLEVDVAALGAEAAQTGNPVVPLLRRLRAAVPGDAAALVHRGATSQDIVDTAAMLVTHRAFGPLLADLAAAAGHAADLAQEHRDTLVAGRTLLQQALPTTFGLVAAGWLTGLTAARRRLAEVRAHRLAAQLGGAVGTLAASGTDGPGLVTAYSEEVGLAEPELPWHTERTRIGDLAGALGTAAGAMGKVARDVVLHAQTEVGEVSEGGGGGGSSTLPHKHNPIHAVSAAAAAATTPGLVATLLAAMPQEHQRAAGNWHAEWRPLRALLEGAGSAAYHLRASLGGLRVDTGRMRRNLEITGGALLAERLAAALGPKGHDLVREAAGRGDLATDPAITAQLPAAEVKRLLDPAGYLGSADALIDRALRDARR, via the coding sequence ATGAGACCGTCTTCTTCGACCTCTGACGGCGGGCTGTTCGACGGGGTGCTGGCCGCCGGGGGCGTACGCGCCGCGGTGAGCGACGCCGCCTGGGTCCGCGCGCTGCTCGACGCCGAGGCCGCCCTCGCCCGTGCCGCCGCCCGCACCGGGCGCGCGACGGCCGCGGACGCGGAGGCGGTCGCCGCGGCCTGCGCCGGGCTGGAGGTCGACGTGGCGGCGCTGGGCGCAGAGGCCGCGCAGACCGGCAACCCGGTGGTGCCGCTGCTCCGGCGGCTGCGCGCGGCCGTGCCGGGCGACGCCGCCGCGCTGGTGCACCGCGGCGCCACCAGCCAGGACATCGTGGACACCGCCGCCATGCTGGTCACCCACCGCGCGTTCGGACCGCTGCTGGCGGACCTGGCTGCGGCCGCCGGCCACGCCGCGGACCTGGCGCAGGAGCACCGCGACACCCTCGTCGCCGGGCGCACGCTGCTGCAGCAGGCGCTGCCCACCACGTTCGGGCTGGTCGCCGCGGGCTGGCTCACCGGTCTCACCGCGGCCCGCCGTCGCCTGGCCGAGGTGCGGGCGCACCGGCTCGCCGCCCAGCTCGGCGGAGCCGTCGGCACGCTCGCGGCATCCGGAACCGACGGGCCGGGGCTGGTCACGGCGTACAGCGAGGAGGTGGGGCTGGCCGAGCCGGAGCTGCCGTGGCACACCGAACGGACCCGGATCGGCGACCTCGCGGGCGCTCTGGGCACGGCGGCCGGCGCCATGGGCAAGGTCGCGCGCGACGTGGTGCTGCACGCGCAGACCGAGGTCGGTGAGGTGTCCGAGGGCGGCGGCGGGGGTGGCTCGTCGACGCTGCCGCACAAGCACAACCCGATCCACGCGGTCAGCGCCGCCGCGGCCGCCGCCACCACGCCGGGGCTGGTCGCGACGCTGCTCGCGGCCATGCCCCAGGAACACCAGCGGGCAGCCGGGAACTGGCACGCGGAATGGCGGCCGCTGCGGGCGCTGCTCGAGGGAGCCGGGTCCGCGGCGTACCACCTGCGGGCCTCGCTCGGCGGGCTGCGGGTCGACACGGGCCGCATGCGCCGCAACCTCGAGATCACCGGCGGCGCGCTCCTGGCCGAGCGGCTCGCGGCGGCGCTGGGCCCGAAGGGACACGACCTGGTCCGCGAGGCGGCCGGGCGCGGCGACCTCGCGACGGACCCGGCGATCACCGCTCAGCTGCCGGCCGCGGAGGTGAAGCGGCTGCTCGACCCCGCCGGCTATCTCGGCAGCGCGGACGCGCTGATCGACCGCGCGCTGCGGGACGCCCGGCGATGA
- the pcaD gene encoding 3-oxoadipate enol-lactonase, with protein sequence MIGHHRVDGPPEAPSLLLINSLGADLSMWEPQVPALSRRFRVIRYDTRGHGRSPVPPGRYSLADLGGDALDLLDHLGAARAHVCGLSLGGMTAMWLAAYAPERVGRLVLCCTSALLGPASSWAGRAATVLARGTGAVADTVVARWVTPEFAALRPDQTGRLRDMVAATPAAGYAGACAAIEEMDLRADLPRIAAPTLVLAGADDPATPPAHGAAIAAAIPGARLAVLDRAAHLATYERPAEATRLILEALDG encoded by the coding sequence ATGATCGGTCATCACCGGGTGGACGGGCCGCCGGAGGCGCCGTCACTGTTGCTGATCAACTCGCTGGGCGCGGACCTGTCCATGTGGGAGCCGCAGGTGCCGGCGCTGTCCCGCCGGTTCCGGGTGATCCGCTACGACACGCGCGGGCACGGGCGCTCTCCCGTGCCCCCGGGCCGGTACAGCCTGGCCGACCTCGGCGGGGACGCGCTCGACCTGCTGGACCACCTCGGCGCCGCGCGGGCGCACGTCTGCGGGCTGTCGCTGGGCGGGATGACGGCGATGTGGCTGGCCGCGTACGCCCCCGAGCGAGTCGGCCGGCTCGTGCTCTGCTGCACCTCCGCGCTGCTCGGACCGGCGTCGTCGTGGGCCGGGCGCGCCGCCACCGTGCTGGCCCGCGGGACCGGGGCCGTCGCCGACACGGTCGTCGCCCGCTGGGTCACGCCCGAGTTCGCGGCGCTGCGCCCGGACCAGACCGGACGGCTGCGGGACATGGTCGCGGCGACCCCGGCGGCCGGGTACGCGGGTGCCTGCGCCGCCATCGAGGAGATGGACCTGCGCGCCGACCTGCCCCGCATCGCCGCGCCCACGCTGGTCCTGGCCGGCGCGGACGACCCCGCGACCCCGCCCGCGCACGGTGCGGCCATCGCCGCCGCGATCCCCGGCGCCCGCCTGGCCGTGCTCGACCGGGCGGCGCACCTGGCCACGTACGAGCGGCCCGCCGAGGCCACCCGGCTGATCCTGGAGGCCCTCGATGGCTGA
- the pcaC gene encoding 4-carboxymuconolactone decarboxylase — MADAYDDGMAVRREVLGDAHVDRAVAATTEFTEPFQDFITRYAWGGVWTRDGLDRRTRSCVTLAVLTALRCHDELPMHVRAARRNGLSPQEIAEVLLHTAVYAGVPAANSAFRLAQEVLREEDPTAG, encoded by the coding sequence ATGGCTGACGCGTACGACGACGGGATGGCCGTGCGCCGCGAGGTCCTCGGCGACGCGCACGTGGACCGGGCGGTGGCCGCCACGACGGAGTTCACCGAGCCGTTCCAGGACTTCATCACCCGGTACGCCTGGGGCGGCGTGTGGACCCGTGACGGGCTGGACCGGCGTACCCGCAGCTGCGTGACGCTGGCCGTGCTGACGGCGCTGCGCTGCCACGACGAGCTCCCGATGCACGTGCGGGCGGCCCGGCGCAACGGCCTGAGCCCGCAGGAGATCGCCGAGGTGCTGCTGCACACCGCCGTGTACGCGGGCGTCCCCGCCGCCAACTCCGCCTTCCGCCTGGCGCAGGAGGTCCTCCGCGAAGAAGACCCCACGGCCGGTTAA
- a CDS encoding IclR family transcriptional regulator domain-containing protein codes for MSDQPREPHYVQSLERGLAVIRAFDARHPELTLSEVARICDLTRAAARRFLLTLTDLGYVRTDGRLFSLTPRVLELGYSFLAGLSLPEVAEPHLERLVAEVHESSSMSVLDGDDVVYVARVPTRRIMTVAINVGTRFPAYATSMGRVLVANLPDDHVEAFLARVALEPLTRRTVTSAESLRTELKRVREQGYAIVDQELEEGLRSMAAPVHDRTGAVVAAVNVSVHASRTSVGLLRDTLLPRLLAATTAIDADLRVTAPRR; via the coding sequence ATGAGTGACCAGCCCCGTGAGCCCCACTACGTGCAGTCCCTGGAGCGCGGGCTGGCGGTCATCCGCGCCTTCGACGCGCGGCATCCCGAGCTCACCCTCAGTGAGGTGGCCCGCATCTGCGACCTCACCCGGGCCGCCGCGCGCCGGTTCCTGCTCACCCTCACCGACCTCGGGTACGTGCGGACCGACGGCCGGCTGTTCTCGCTCACACCGCGGGTGCTGGAGCTGGGGTATTCGTTCCTGGCCGGCCTGTCGCTGCCCGAGGTGGCCGAGCCGCACCTGGAACGCCTGGTCGCCGAGGTGCACGAGTCGTCGTCGATGTCGGTGCTCGACGGCGACGACGTCGTCTACGTGGCGCGGGTGCCGACCCGGCGGATCATGACGGTGGCGATCAACGTGGGCACCCGGTTCCCGGCGTACGCGACCAGCATGGGCCGCGTCCTCGTGGCGAACCTGCCGGACGACCACGTCGAGGCGTTCCTGGCGCGGGTGGCGCTGGAGCCGCTGACACGCCGGACGGTGACGTCGGCCGAGTCGCTGCGCACCGAGCTCAAGCGGGTCCGCGAGCAGGGCTACGCGATCGTCGACCAGGAGCTGGAGGAGGGGCTGCGGTCCATGGCCGCGCCGGTGCACGACCGTACGGGGGCCGTGGTCGCCGCCGTCAACGTCTCCGTGCACGCCAGCCGGACCTCGGTGGGCCTGCTGCGGGACACCCTGCTGCCCCGGCTGCTGGCCGCCACCACGGCGATCGACGCCGACCTGCGGGTCACGGCACCCCGGCGCTAG
- a CDS encoding sensor domain-containing diguanylate cyclase: protein MAGADTHLQALRTLHAVTKRVHASLDLTQTLDAVAWGVVEVAGFGLAAVNLAEDNGDYTTVAVAGSDELRDELLGSRGSAENWRELFRRAERWGTLYFVDHRTGVPDSLYAWVPDIAETEDPDRWHPMDCLFAPLMAPGGEWVGVLSVDLPDGLRKPGPEQLEILALFAEHAAIAIQHARLHSALERSQAEAEYAATHDCLTGLANRTLLRTRAEAIRSRPGIEIAALVVDLDGFKKVNDDAGHEAGDEVLCVVAERLRHHLRDGDVIARTGGDEFVALVTGAGLHTSIAQTAERLRAALAEPISGPTGVHRVGASVGWALGQTGDDVERLVAEADHAMYRQKRRTSAGVP from the coding sequence ATGGCGGGCGCCGACACCCATTTGCAGGCCCTGCGGACCCTGCACGCGGTGACCAAGCGGGTGCATGCCAGCCTCGACCTCACCCAGACCCTCGACGCCGTGGCGTGGGGCGTCGTGGAGGTGGCCGGGTTCGGCCTCGCGGCCGTCAACCTCGCCGAGGACAACGGCGACTACACCACCGTGGCGGTGGCCGGCAGCGACGAGCTGCGCGACGAGCTGCTCGGCAGCCGGGGCTCGGCGGAGAACTGGCGCGAGCTGTTCCGCCGTGCCGAGCGCTGGGGCACGTTGTACTTCGTGGACCACCGCACCGGGGTGCCGGACAGCCTCTACGCCTGGGTGCCCGACATCGCCGAGACCGAGGACCCGGACCGCTGGCACCCGATGGACTGCCTGTTCGCGCCGCTGATGGCGCCCGGCGGGGAGTGGGTCGGCGTGCTGAGCGTGGACCTGCCCGACGGACTGCGCAAGCCCGGCCCGGAGCAGCTGGAGATCCTGGCCCTGTTCGCCGAGCACGCGGCCATCGCGATCCAGCACGCCCGGCTGCACTCGGCCCTCGAGCGCAGCCAGGCCGAGGCCGAGTACGCCGCCACCCACGACTGCCTGACCGGCCTGGCCAACCGCACCCTGCTGCGCACCCGGGCCGAGGCGATCCGGTCCCGGCCCGGCATCGAGATCGCCGCGCTCGTCGTCGACCTGGACGGCTTCAAGAAGGTCAACGACGACGCGGGGCACGAGGCCGGCGACGAGGTGCTGTGCGTGGTGGCCGAGCGGCTGCGCCACCACCTGCGCGACGGCGACGTCATCGCCCGTACCGGCGGCGACGAGTTCGTGGCCCTGGTCACCGGGGCCGGCCTGCACACCTCGATCGCGCAGACCGCGGAGCGGCTGCGTGCCGCGCTCGCCGAGCCGATCAGCGGCCCGACCGGGGTGCACCGGGTGGGCGCCAGCGTCGGGTGGGCGCTCGGGCAGACCGGCGACGACGTCGAGCGCCTGGTCGCCGAGGCGGACCACGCGATGTACCGGCAGAAGCGGCGTACTAGCGCCGGGGTGCCGTGA
- a CDS encoding TetR/AcrR family transcriptional regulator, translated as MAPPQSRRERPAKPALTRDGIIATAVAVMRAEGLSRVTMRRLATELDTGPASLYVYVRNTAELHAAVLDELLGEVDLTPAAGAGPWQERLVSVLESYTRILFANPGLAQSALLSRPSGPHYLALIETMLTLLAEGEVPGDRAAWAIDILLQYATASAAEHAASTPVDEDTWNTLVETVRTAPPEIYPHIAALGEELLSGGERLRWAFLVVLNGILVTPRPGR; from the coding sequence ATGGCACCCCCGCAGAGCCGCCGCGAGCGCCCGGCGAAACCCGCGCTCACCCGCGACGGCATCATCGCCACCGCCGTCGCGGTGATGCGCGCCGAGGGCCTGTCCCGGGTGACGATGCGCCGCCTGGCCACCGAGCTCGACACCGGGCCGGCCTCGCTCTACGTGTACGTGCGCAACACCGCCGAACTGCACGCGGCCGTCCTCGACGAGCTGCTCGGCGAGGTGGACCTGACCCCCGCCGCCGGCGCCGGGCCGTGGCAGGAGCGCCTGGTCAGCGTGCTGGAGTCGTACACCCGGATCCTGTTCGCCAACCCGGGCCTGGCGCAGTCCGCGCTGCTGTCCCGGCCGTCCGGCCCGCACTACCTGGCGCTGATCGAGACCATGCTGACGCTGCTCGCCGAGGGCGAGGTGCCCGGCGACCGGGCGGCCTGGGCGATCGACATCCTGCTGCAGTACGCCACCGCGTCGGCCGCCGAGCACGCGGCGAGCACACCGGTGGACGAGGACACGTGGAACACGCTGGTCGAGACCGTCCGCACCGCCCCGCCCGAGATCTACCCGCACATCGCGGCGCTGGGCGAGGAGCTGCTCTCCGGCGGCGAGCGGCTGCGCTGGGCCTTCCTGGTGGTGCTCAACGGCATCCTGGTCACGCCGCGGCCGGGCCGCTGA
- a CDS encoding YybH family protein has product MRTQHEADEAEIRQQIRTVIDALRTRDVDRLRRPYSADIVSFDIDPPLQHVGIDAKLRNWANVFAVFEDVRYEVRDLTLTVGTEVAFGHAFGRLSGTSKAGAPIPGMWVRVTYCLRKIEGTWLITHDQVSVPLDVRSGQGVVDLQP; this is encoded by the coding sequence ATGCGAACGCAGCACGAAGCAGACGAGGCCGAGATCCGGCAGCAGATCCGCACGGTCATCGACGCCCTCCGGACCCGGGACGTGGACCGGCTGAGGCGTCCGTACTCGGCGGACATCGTGTCATTCGACATCGACCCTCCATTGCAGCACGTCGGCATCGACGCGAAGCTCCGGAACTGGGCGAACGTGTTCGCCGTCTTCGAGGACGTGCGCTACGAGGTCCGCGACCTGACGCTCACGGTCGGCACCGAGGTGGCCTTCGGGCACGCGTTCGGCCGGCTCAGCGGTACGTCGAAGGCCGGCGCGCCGATTCCCGGAATGTGGGTCCGGGTCACGTACTGCCTCCGGAAGATCGAAGGCACCTGGCTGATCACTCATGACCAGGTCTCCGTGCCGCTCGACGTCCGCAGCGGCCAAGGGGTCGTCGACCTCCAGCCGTGA
- a CDS encoding PLP-dependent aminotransferase family protein: MPPGEDQIDLLGVPPERGRTAWLADGLRAAIGDGRLAPGSRLPATRVLAGDLGVSRGVVVEAYQRLTDEGLLAGRTGAGTTVTARAPRPRAEPVRPEPAGLRLPQRPSADIDLDLSPGVPDLSAFPRAAWLRAERAVLAEATTADLGYGDPRGNPGLRAELASWLARNRGVRASADDVIVVNGVAQALALLSQTLRVHGVEACGMEDPGSRGSRDELRHWGVEPVPVPVDAYGIRVSDLAAAGVDAVLLTPAHQFPTGVVLSPRRRLALLEWPGLIIEDDYDAEHRYDRAPVAALQASAPDRIAYCGSVSKSLAPGMRLGWLIAPRHLHADLVTAKHASDLGNPALPQLILARLLATGDHDRHLRTVRRRQRRHRDALVAALREHVPAARVEGVAAGLHVLVTLPDGTDDVALAQRIAAAGVRVQPLSWHRRLPGPPGLVIGYAAQPPDRLTEAVRRIGLVLDQPLGAR; encoded by the coding sequence GTGCCTCCTGGGGAGGACCAAATCGACCTGCTGGGCGTACCGCCGGAGCGGGGCCGCACCGCGTGGCTCGCCGACGGGCTGCGCGCCGCGATCGGCGACGGGCGGCTCGCCCCCGGCTCCCGGCTGCCCGCGACCCGGGTGCTCGCCGGCGACCTCGGGGTGTCGCGCGGGGTGGTGGTCGAGGCGTACCAGCGGCTCACCGACGAGGGGCTGCTCGCCGGCCGGACGGGCGCGGGCACGACGGTCACCGCCCGGGCGCCACGGCCGCGTGCTGAGCCCGTACGCCCGGAACCCGCGGGTCTGCGGCTGCCGCAACGCCCGTCCGCGGACATCGACCTGGACCTGTCGCCGGGGGTTCCCGACCTGTCGGCCTTCCCGCGGGCCGCCTGGCTGCGCGCCGAACGGGCCGTGCTGGCCGAGGCGACCACCGCCGACCTCGGGTACGGCGACCCGCGCGGCAACCCCGGCCTGCGCGCCGAGCTCGCGTCCTGGCTCGCCCGCAACCGGGGCGTACGGGCGAGCGCGGACGACGTCATCGTGGTGAACGGGGTGGCGCAGGCCCTCGCGCTGCTCAGCCAGACACTGCGGGTCCACGGCGTCGAGGCGTGCGGCATGGAGGACCCCGGCTCCCGCGGCTCCCGCGACGAGCTGCGGCACTGGGGCGTCGAGCCGGTGCCGGTGCCCGTCGACGCGTACGGCATCCGCGTGAGCGACCTGGCCGCGGCCGGCGTGGACGCGGTCCTGCTCACCCCGGCCCACCAGTTCCCGACCGGCGTGGTGCTCAGCCCGCGCCGCCGCCTGGCGCTGCTGGAGTGGCCCGGCCTGATCATCGAGGACGACTACGACGCCGAGCACCGCTACGACCGGGCCCCGGTGGCGGCGCTGCAGGCCTCCGCACCGGACCGGATCGCGTACTGCGGCAGCGTGTCCAAGTCGCTCGCCCCGGGCATGCGCCTGGGCTGGCTCATCGCGCCCCGCCACCTGCACGCCGACCTGGTCACCGCCAAGCACGCCAGCGACCTGGGCAACCCGGCGCTGCCGCAGCTCATCCTCGCCCGGCTGCTCGCCACCGGCGACCACGACCGCCACCTGCGCACGGTCCGCCGCCGCCAGCGCCGGCACCGCGACGCGCTCGTGGCGGCGCTGCGCGAGCACGTGCCGGCGGCCCGGGTCGAGGGCGTGGCGGCCGGCCTGCACGTCCTGGTCACCCTCCCGGACGGCACGGACGACGTGGCGCTGGCGCAACGCATCGCGGCGGCGGGCGTCCGGGTGCAGCCGCTGTCCTGGCACCGGCGGCTGCCGGGACCGCCCGGCCTGGTGATCGGGTACGCCGCCCAGCCACCGGACCGCCTGACCGAGGCCGTCCGCCGGATCGGCCTGGTCCTGGATCAGCCGCTCGGCGCCCGCTGA
- a CDS encoding DMT family transporter: MSRLVSLMSGAAAMCCVGGSVAVSGTLSGAPLFTTQALRYAVACLLLLAFARTRGVRLLRPRGGEWAWLAGIAGTGLVIFNVALVQGARHAEPAVLGVAVACVPPLMAVAGPLLEGRGPSRTVLVAAVVVTSGAALVQGLGRTDAAGLAWASVAFACEAAFTLLAVPVLGRHGPVGVSVHAVWLAAVMLAVLGAVHEGPAVVTRLTGRDLLAGGYLAVMVTAVAFVLWYGSVARLGAGTAGLLTGIAPVAAAIAGVALGGPAPQPLVWGGIATVAAGLALGLRPLPALPAPRPAANPA; the protein is encoded by the coding sequence ATGTCCCGTCTCGTCTCCCTGATGTCCGGCGCCGCCGCGATGTGCTGCGTGGGCGGCAGCGTCGCGGTCTCCGGCACGCTCTCCGGCGCTCCCCTGTTCACCACCCAGGCCCTGCGCTACGCCGTGGCCTGCCTGCTGCTGCTCGCCTTCGCCCGGACCCGCGGCGTACGGCTGCTGCGCCCCCGCGGCGGCGAGTGGGCGTGGCTGGCCGGGATCGCCGGCACCGGCCTGGTGATCTTCAACGTGGCGCTGGTGCAGGGCGCCCGGCACGCCGAGCCCGCGGTGCTGGGCGTGGCGGTGGCCTGCGTACCGCCCCTGATGGCGGTCGCCGGGCCGCTGCTGGAGGGGCGCGGGCCGAGCCGTACGGTGCTCGTCGCGGCGGTCGTGGTGACCTCCGGGGCCGCGCTGGTGCAGGGCCTGGGGCGTACGGACGCCGCGGGCCTGGCCTGGGCCTCCGTGGCGTTCGCGTGCGAGGCGGCGTTCACGCTGCTCGCCGTGCCGGTGCTGGGACGCCACGGCCCGGTCGGGGTGTCCGTGCACGCCGTCTGGCTGGCCGCCGTCATGCTCGCCGTCCTCGGCGCCGTCCACGAGGGACCCGCGGTCGTCACCCGGCTCACCGGGCGGGACCTGCTCGCGGGCGGCTACCTGGCCGTCATGGTGACCGCGGTCGCGTTCGTCCTCTGGTACGGCAGCGTGGCGCGGCTCGGGGCGGGCACCGCCGGCCTGCTCACCGGCATAGCGCCGGTCGCGGCGGCGATCGCCGGGGTGGCGCTGGGCGGCCCGGCGCCGCAACCGCTGGTGTGGGGCGGGATCGCCACGGTGGCGGCGGGGCTGGCGCTCGGCCTGCGCCCCTTGCCCGCCCTGCCCGCGCCACGACCCGCGGCGAACCCGGCATGA
- the fliQ gene encoding flagellar biosynthesis protein FliQ: MTDTQIVELGLQAMTIAAKMCAPVLVTALLIGFAISLFQSVTQIQEATLSFVPKAAAVGAAILFSGNWMLHEMVTFTTQLFEKIPSLLS; this comes from the coding sequence ATGACGGACACGCAGATCGTTGAGCTGGGGCTGCAGGCCATGACCATCGCGGCGAAGATGTGCGCGCCGGTGCTGGTGACCGCGTTGCTGATCGGGTTCGCGATCTCGTTGTTCCAGTCGGTGACGCAGATTCAGGAGGCGACGCTGAGCTTCGTGCCGAAGGCGGCGGCGGTGGGTGCGGCGATCCTGTTCAGCGGGAACTGGATGTTGCACGAGATGGTGACGTTCACGACGCAGCTGTTCGAGAAGATCCCGTCGCTGCTGAGCTGA
- a CDS encoding SemiSWEET transporter gives MFSTALLGWFGAALSMSLPWPQVYRSCIQGRTGGLSATACWLGLAMPVGWITYGLLSGETVQVVTNTVNGAAGLGVLAVVLWRRDDLRTGRKLLVTASGAAGVLAAVVVSVAVAALTDATGAHVAAVLGLILAGTSFVSAIPQPLSLLRDRTQDLSGLSPLRWRLAAGACASWMTYGLTTGQTAVWLSAVVGLTSALIVCSILFLAGRTAPAAAPVAEAVPVARGVAAVARPARGTARVVRPAAVPARVAASAVSAAAVTASAATAVSVATAVSAAVTVSAGVTATLVRPGPARVVRAAAAVTRSARPVSGPRVAPVRVPRPARPAAARPVRGIARVATA, from the coding sequence ATGTTCTCCACTGCTCTGCTCGGCTGGTTCGGCGCCGCTCTGTCCATGTCCCTCCCCTGGCCGCAGGTGTACCGCTCCTGCATCCAGGGCCGTACGGGCGGGCTGTCCGCCACGGCGTGCTGGCTGGGCCTGGCGATGCCGGTCGGGTGGATCACGTACGGGCTGCTGTCCGGCGAGACGGTGCAGGTGGTCACCAACACCGTCAACGGCGCCGCCGGTCTGGGCGTGCTGGCCGTCGTGCTGTGGCGGCGCGACGACCTGCGTACCGGCCGCAAGCTGCTGGTCACGGCGAGCGGCGCCGCGGGCGTGCTCGCCGCGGTCGTGGTGAGCGTCGCGGTGGCCGCCCTCACCGACGCCACCGGTGCCCACGTGGCGGCCGTGCTGGGCCTGATCCTCGCCGGCACCTCGTTCGTGTCGGCCATTCCCCAGCCGCTGTCGCTGCTGCGCGACCGTACCCAGGACCTGAGCGGCCTGTCCCCGCTGCGCTGGCGCCTGGCCGCGGGGGCGTGCGCCTCCTGGATGACGTACGGCCTCACGACCGGCCAGACCGCGGTGTGGCTGTCCGCCGTCGTGGGCCTGACCAGCGCCCTGATCGTCTGCTCCATCCTGTTCCTGGCCGGCCGCACCGCCCCGGCCGCCGCCCCGGTTGCCGAGGCCGTCCCCGTGGCCCGGGGCGTGGCCGCCGTGGCCCGGCCGGCCCGTGGCACCGCCCGCGTCGTCCGCCCGGCCGCGGTCCCCGCCCGGGTCGCCGCCTCCGCCGTTTCCGCCGCCGCCGTAACCGCATCCGCCGCAACCGCCGTGTCCGTCGCCACCGCCGTGTCCGCCGCCGTCACCGTCTCCGCCGGCGTCACCGCGACGCTCGTGCGGCCCGGGCCGGCCCGGGTCGTCCGGGCCGCCGCGGCGGTCACCCGCTCGGCCCGCCCGGTCAGCGGGCCCCGCGTCGCGCCGGTACGGGTTCCCCGCCCGGCCCGGCCTGCCGCCGCTCGGCCCGTCCGGGGCATCGCCCGGGTCGCCACGGCCTGA